The following coding sequences are from one Lolium rigidum isolate FL_2022 chromosome 6, APGP_CSIRO_Lrig_0.1, whole genome shotgun sequence window:
- the LOC124662321 gene encoding uncharacterized protein LOC124662321, which yields MKERHAIRAALVLSYLLLVVGGKDARTTTQWENTSPFLMHRQINKTIVMEGEDIYDCIDVNLQPALSHPLLKDHKIQMEPSSFPIGLNVKPLLRQVISQAHLSILECPTGMVPILRNRRRDQISSKKIDILINKDEEQEVAGIKYYADLYGVRATINVYEPKVKNGSNDSSQTAIQIDNGPRGHVDSICVGYAVSPSAHGDNFARFHAGWRNGKLNKTCFDHDCPGFVQISHNVGLGGRVQPVSVYNGPQYVINILIFKDPKTKNWWLSYGEDNTPIGYWPSSLFTSINNKGNFSFWGGTVSGPTASSDSPQIGSGHFASEGYGKASFMRNIQIVDENSKLVTPNEYKDRYGTSDTRKYSVDGYKVNKYGMHMYYGGPGNLV from the exons ATGAAAGAAAGACATGCTATTAGAGCTGCCCTTGTACTTTCATATCTTCTTCTAGTCGTCGGAGGAAAAGATGCAAGAACTACAACACAATGGGAAAATACTAGCCCATTCCTTATGCATCGACAAATTAATAAAACCATTGTG ATGGAAGGAGAAGATATCTATGATTGCATAGATGTGAATCTACAACCAGCTTTAAGCCACCCATTATTGAAAGACCACAAAATTCAG ATGGAACCAAGTTCTTTTCCGATTGGACTGAATGTAAAACCTCTGTTGAGACAAGTTATTTCACAAGCGCATCTGTCTATTTTGGAATGCCCGACAGGAATGGTTCCAATACTGCGTAATAGGAGAAGGGACCAAATATCATCAAAAAAAATCGATATACTGATTAACAAAGATGAAGAACAAGAG GTGGCCGGAATCAAATACTATGCTGATTTATATGGAGTGCGAGCTACAATAAATGTTTATGagccaaaggtgaagaatggtagCAACGATTCTAGTCAAACGGCGATTCAAATTGATAACGGACCAAGGGGCCATGTAGACAGCATATGTGTTGGTTACGCAGTATCTCCAAGTGCCCATGGTGATAACTTTGCAAGGTTTCATGCTGGTTGG CGTAACGGCAAGTTAAATAAAACATGCTTTGATCACGACTGTCCTGGTTTTGTGCAAATTAGCCACAATGTTGGTCTTGGAGGAAGAGTGCAACCTGTTTCAGTGTACAATGGACCACAATATGTAATAAACATTCTTATCTTCAAG gACCCAAAGACAAAAAACTGGTGGTTGTCTTACGGCGAAGATAACACACCTATTGGATATTGGCCAAGTTCATTATTCACTAGCATTAATAATAAAGGAAATTTTTCATTTTGGGGCGGGACTGTTTCAGGACCGACAGCCTCATCAGATTCCCCACAAATTGGTAGTGGTCATTTTGCCTCCGAAGGATATGGAAAGGCATCTTTTATGCGAAACATTCAAATTGTTGATGAGAACAGCAAGCTTGTTACTCCAAATGAATACAAAGACCGTTATGGCACTAGTGATACAAGGAAATATAGCGTTGATGGTTATAAAGTTAATAAGTATGGTATGCACATGTACTATGGTGGACCAGGCAATTTAGTATGA